A region from the Microcebus murinus isolate Inina chromosome 3, M.murinus_Inina_mat1.0, whole genome shotgun sequence genome encodes:
- the SUPT7L gene encoding STAGA complex 65 subunit gamma isoform X1: protein MLRYWGEIPISSSQTNRSSFDLLPREFRLVEVHDPPLHQPSANKPKPPTMLDIPSEPCSLTIHTIQLIQHNRRLRNLIATAQAQNQQQTEGVKTEESEPLPSCPGSPPLPDDLLPLDCKNANALFQIRHSDPESDFYRGKGEPVTELSWHSCRQLLYQAVATILAHAGFECANESVLETLTDVAHEYCLKFTKLLRFAVDREARLGQTPFPDVMEQVFHEVGIGSVLSLQKFWQHRIKDYHSYMLQQISKQLSEEYERIVNPEKATEDTKPVKIKEEPVSDITFPVSEELEADLASGDQSLPMGVLGAQSERFPSNLEVEASPQASSAEVNASPLWNLTHVKMEPQESEEGNVSGHGVLGSDVFEEPMSGMSEAGIPQSPDDSDSSYGSHSTDSLMGSSPVFNQRCKKRMRKI, encoded by the exons ATGTTGAGATACTGGGGAGAAATACCAATATCATCAAGCCAGACCAACAGAAGTTCCTTTGATTTGCTTCCACGGGAGTTCCGTCTGGTGGAAGTCCATGACCCACCCCTGCACCAACCCTCAGCCAACAAGCCCAAGCCCCCTACCATGTTGGACATCCCCTCAGAGCCGTGCAGCCTCACCATCCATACCATTCAGTTGATTCAGCACAACCGACGTCTTCGCAACCTTATTGCCACAGCTCAGGCCCAGAATCAGCAGCAGACAGAAGGTGTAAAGACTGAAGAGAGTGAacctctcccttcctgccctgggtCACCTCCTCTCCCTGATGACCTCCTACCTTTAGATTGTAAGAATGCTAATGCACTGTTCCAGATCCGGCACAGTGACCCAGAGAGTGACTTTTATCG TGGGAAAGGGGAACCTGTGACTGAACTCAGCTGGCACTCCTGTCGACAGCTCCTCTACCAGGCAGTAGCCACAATCCTGGCCCATGCAGGCTTTGAGTGTGCTAATGAAAGTGTCCTGGAGACCCTAACTGATGTGGCACATGAGTATTGCCTTAAGTTCACCAAGTTGCTGCGCTTTGCTGTGGATCGGGAGGCCCGGCTGGGACAGACTCCTTTCCCTGATGTTATGGAACAGGTATTCCATGAAGTGGGTATTGGCAGCGTGCTCTCCCTCCAGAAGTTCTGGCAGCACCGCATCAAGGACTATCACAGTTACATGCTACAG CAGATTAGTAAGCAACTCTCTGAGGAATATGAAAGGATTGTCAATCCTGAAAAGGCCACAGAGGACACTAAACCTGTGAAGATCAAGGAGGAACCTGTGAGCGACATCACCTTCCCTGTCAGTGAGGAACTGGAGGCCGACCTTGCTTCTGGAGACCAGTCACTGCCCATGGGAGTCCTTGGGGCTCAGAGTGAGCGCTTCCCATCTAACCTGGAGGTTGAAGCTTCGCCACAGGCTtcaa GTGCAGAGGTAAATGCTTCTCCTCTTTGGAATCTCACCCATGTGAAAATGGAGCCTCAAGAGAGCGAAGAAGGCAACGTCTCTGGGCATGGTGTGCTGGGCAGTGATGTCTTCGAGGAGCCCATGTCAGGCATGAGTGAAGCCGGGATCCCTCAGAGCCCTGATGACTCAGACAGCAGCTATGGTTCCCACTCCACTGATAGCCTCATGGGGTCCTCCCCTGTTTTCAACCAGCGCTGCAAGAAGAGGATgaggaagatataa
- the SUPT7L gene encoding STAGA complex 65 subunit gamma isoform X2 codes for MLRYWGEIPISSSQTNRSSFDLLPREFRLVEVHDPPLHQPSANKPKPPTMLDIPSEPCSLTIHTIQLIQHNRRLRNLIATAQAQNQQQTEGVKTEESEPLPSCPGSPPLPDDLLPLDCKNANALFQIRHSDPESDFYRGKGEPVTELSWHSCRQLLYQAVATILAHAGFECANESVLETLTDVAHEYCLKFTKLLRFAVDREARLGQTPFPDVMEQVFHEVGIGSVLSLQKFWQHRIKDYHSYMLQISKQLSEEYERIVNPEKATEDTKPVKIKEEPVSDITFPVSEELEADLASGDQSLPMGVLGAQSERFPSNLEVEASPQASSAEVNASPLWNLTHVKMEPQESEEGNVSGHGVLGSDVFEEPMSGMSEAGIPQSPDDSDSSYGSHSTDSLMGSSPVFNQRCKKRMRKI; via the exons ATGTTGAGATACTGGGGAGAAATACCAATATCATCAAGCCAGACCAACAGAAGTTCCTTTGATTTGCTTCCACGGGAGTTCCGTCTGGTGGAAGTCCATGACCCACCCCTGCACCAACCCTCAGCCAACAAGCCCAAGCCCCCTACCATGTTGGACATCCCCTCAGAGCCGTGCAGCCTCACCATCCATACCATTCAGTTGATTCAGCACAACCGACGTCTTCGCAACCTTATTGCCACAGCTCAGGCCCAGAATCAGCAGCAGACAGAAGGTGTAAAGACTGAAGAGAGTGAacctctcccttcctgccctgggtCACCTCCTCTCCCTGATGACCTCCTACCTTTAGATTGTAAGAATGCTAATGCACTGTTCCAGATCCGGCACAGTGACCCAGAGAGTGACTTTTATCG TGGGAAAGGGGAACCTGTGACTGAACTCAGCTGGCACTCCTGTCGACAGCTCCTCTACCAGGCAGTAGCCACAATCCTGGCCCATGCAGGCTTTGAGTGTGCTAATGAAAGTGTCCTGGAGACCCTAACTGATGTGGCACATGAGTATTGCCTTAAGTTCACCAAGTTGCTGCGCTTTGCTGTGGATCGGGAGGCCCGGCTGGGACAGACTCCTTTCCCTGATGTTATGGAACAGGTATTCCATGAAGTGGGTATTGGCAGCGTGCTCTCCCTCCAGAAGTTCTGGCAGCACCGCATCAAGGACTATCACAGTTACATGCTACAG ATTAGTAAGCAACTCTCTGAGGAATATGAAAGGATTGTCAATCCTGAAAAGGCCACAGAGGACACTAAACCTGTGAAGATCAAGGAGGAACCTGTGAGCGACATCACCTTCCCTGTCAGTGAGGAACTGGAGGCCGACCTTGCTTCTGGAGACCAGTCACTGCCCATGGGAGTCCTTGGGGCTCAGAGTGAGCGCTTCCCATCTAACCTGGAGGTTGAAGCTTCGCCACAGGCTtcaa GTGCAGAGGTAAATGCTTCTCCTCTTTGGAATCTCACCCATGTGAAAATGGAGCCTCAAGAGAGCGAAGAAGGCAACGTCTCTGGGCATGGTGTGCTGGGCAGTGATGTCTTCGAGGAGCCCATGTCAGGCATGAGTGAAGCCGGGATCCCTCAGAGCCCTGATGACTCAGACAGCAGCTATGGTTCCCACTCCACTGATAGCCTCATGGGGTCCTCCCCTGTTTTCAACCAGCGCTGCAAGAAGAGGATgaggaagatataa
- the SLC4A1AP gene encoding kanadaptin isoform X2 produces the protein MADTPLQSEPAAPQEVSDDFKKPALPVPPVVRDKTPATIPSDSEEVKKERPTVLRDPDSGEPDVPSPLLDSGNTRSPQEEQPRPPTASSSSGGPARAPPYQEPPWGGPTTAPYSLETLKGGTILGTRSLKGTSYCLFGRLSSCDVCLEHPSVSRYHAVLQHRASSPDKECEGHGPGFYLYDLGSTHGTFLNKTRIPPRTYCRVHVGYVLRFGGSTRLFILQGPEEDREAESELTVTQLKELRKQQQMLEKKMLGEDSDEEEEMDATERNRNTSSQDDEMGCTWGMGEDAVEDEAEENPIVLEFQQEREAFYIKDPKKALQGFFDREGEELEYEFDEQGHSTWLCRVRLPVDDSTGKQLVAEAIHSGKKKEAMIQCSLEACRILDTLGLLRQEAVSRKRKAKNWEDEDFYDSDDDTFLDRTGLVEKKRLNRMKKAGKIDEKPETFESLVAKLNDAERELTEISERLKASSKALSESPSQDSLDAFMSEMKSGSALDGVSRKKLHLRTFELRKEQQRLKGLIKIVKPAEIPELKKTESQTTGAENKAKKLSLPLFGAMKGGSKFKLKTGTVGKLPPKRPELPPTLLRMKDEPEVEEEEEEEEEEEEEKEKEEHEKKNVEDGSSRPQPEIEPEAAAQETRPPTDLTHSEETHTHKNMTQLSQVEQNKDYQEISRTASSLEEPSASSNPFF, from the exons ATGGCTGATACTCCTCTACAGTCGGAGCCGGCGGCACCGCAAGAAGTCAGTGACGACTTCAAGAAGCCAGCTCTGCCGGTGCCTCCGGTGGTGCGGGATAAAACTCCGGCTACCATTCCCTCAGACTCTGAAGAGGTGAAGAAAGAAAGGCCCACAGTGCTGCGGGACCCCGATTCTGGGGAGCCCGACGTCCCGTCACCTCTGCTGGATAGCGGGAACACCAGGAGTCCACAGGAGGAGCAGCCACGTCCCCCCACAGCATCTTCTTCCTCTGGCGGTCCGGCCCGGGCTCCCCCCTATCAAGAGCCGCCATGGGGTGGCCCAACCACGGCCCCGTACAGCCTAGAGACCCTGAAGGGCGGCACCATCCTTGGCACCCGTAGCTTGAAAGGGACGAGTTACTGCCTTTTCGGGAGGCTGTCTAGCTGCGACGTGTGCCTGGAGCACCCTTCTGTGTCTCGTTACCATGCCGTGCTGCAGCACAGGGCGTCCAGCCCAGACAAAGAATGCGAGGGCCATGGGCCGGGCTTCTACCTCTATGATCTGGGAAGCACCCATGGCACTTTTCTTAACAAAACTCGCATCCCACCCCGCACCTATTGTCGGGTCCACGTCGGGTATGTTCTTCGTTTTGGAGGCAGCACCCGGCTCTTCATCCTGCAG GGACCAGAGGAAGACCGAGAGGCAGAATCCGAGTTAACGGTGACGCAGTTGAAGGAATTGCGAAAGCAGCAACAAATGTTGGAGAAGAAGATGCTAGGAGAAGACTCagatgaagaggaggaaatggatgCTACTGAAAGGAACAGAAATACTAGTAGCCAAGATGATGAGATGGGTTGCACCTGGGGAATGg GAGAAGATGCTGTAGAGGATGAGGCTGAAGAGAACCCCATTGTCTTAGAGTTTCAGCAAGAAAGGGAGGCCTTTTATATAAAGGATCCAAAAAAGGCTCTCCAAGGTTTTTTTGACCGAGAAG GAGAAGAATTAGAATATGAATTTGATGAACAGGGACACAGCACTTGGCTCTGCAGAGTGAG ATTACCTGTGGATGATTCAACTGGAAAACAACTGGTGGCTGAGGCCATTcactcaggaaagaaaaaagaagcaatgatCCAGTGCTCACTGGAAGCTTGTCGTATCCTTGATACTTTGGGGTTGCTGCGGCAGGAAGCAG TATCTCGGAAAAGGAAAGCCAAGAACTGGGaagatgaagacttttatgacAGTGATGATGACACATTCCTTGATCGAACTGGCCTGGTTGAGAAGAAGCGTCTGAACCGAATGAAGAAGGCTGGCAAGATTGATGAGAAGCCAGAGACCTTCGAATCATTG GTTGCAAAGTTAAATGATGCTGAAAGGGAACTCACTGAAATTTCTGAGAGGCTGAAGGCCTCAAGCAAAG CTCTATCAGAATCACCATCTCAGGATTCTTTAGATGCATTCATGTCAGAAATGAAATCAGGGAGTGCATTAGATGGTGTGTCCCGGAAGAAACTTCACCTGAGAACTTTTGAACTGAGGAAAGAACAACAGAGACTTAAAGGgttaataaaaattgtaaagcCAGCAGAGATTCCAGAACTAAAAAA GACTGAAAGTCAGACTACAGGTGcagaaaacaaagctaaaaaacTCTCATTGCCTCTCTTTGGCGCCATGAAAGGAGGAAgcaaattcaaattaaaaactgGAACAGTAGGG AAGTTACCCCCCAAGCGTCCAGAACTCCCTCCAACTCTATTGAGAATGAAGGATGAGCCTGAagtagaagaggaggaagaagaggaagaggaagaggaggaagagaaagaaaaggaggagcaTGAAAAGAAAAACGTGGAGGATGGAAGCAGTAGGCCACAGCCAGAGATAGAGCCAGAAGCAGCAGCACAGGAAACGAGGCCTCCCACGGATCTCACACATTCTGAAGAAACCCACACCCACA AAAACATGACTCAACTCAGCCAGgtggaacagaataaagattATCAAGAGATTAGCAGAACAGCTTCATCACTTGAGGAACCCTCAG
- the SLC4A1AP gene encoding kanadaptin isoform X1, with product MADTPLQSEPAAPQEVSDDFKKPALPVPPVVRDKTPATIPSDSEEVKKERPTVLRDPDSGEPDVPSPLLDSGNTRSPQEEQPRPPTASSSSGGPARAPPYQEPPWGGPTTAPYSLETLKGGTILGTRSLKGTSYCLFGRLSSCDVCLEHPSVSRYHAVLQHRASSPDKECEGHGPGFYLYDLGSTHGTFLNKTRIPPRTYCRVHVGYVLRFGGSTRLFILQGPEEDREAESELTVTQLKELRKQQQMLEKKMLGEDSDEEEEMDATERNRNTSSQDDEMGCTWGMGEDAVEDEAEENPIVLEFQQEREAFYIKDPKKALQGFFDREGEELEYEFDEQGHSTWLCRVRLPVDDSTGKQLVAEAIHSGKKKEAMIQCSLEACRILDTLGLLRQEAVSRKRKAKNWEDEDFYDSDDDTFLDRTGLVEKKRLNRMKKAGKIDEKPETFESLVAKLNDAERELTEISERLKASSKALSESPSQDSLDAFMSEMKSGSALDGVSRKKLHLRTFELRKEQQRLKGLIKIVKPAEIPELKKTESQTTGAENKAKKLSLPLFGAMKGGSKFKLKTGTVGKLPPKRPELPPTLLRMKDEPEVEEEEEEEEEEEEEKEKEEHEKKNVEDGSSRPQPEIEPEAAAQETRPPTDLTHSEETHTHKNMTQLSQVEQNKDYQEISRTASSLEEPSASKNVYEKSRDELKKKKASGPGKLPATLSSKYPDDDPDYCVWVPPEGQSGDGRTHLNDKYGY from the exons ATGGCTGATACTCCTCTACAGTCGGAGCCGGCGGCACCGCAAGAAGTCAGTGACGACTTCAAGAAGCCAGCTCTGCCGGTGCCTCCGGTGGTGCGGGATAAAACTCCGGCTACCATTCCCTCAGACTCTGAAGAGGTGAAGAAAGAAAGGCCCACAGTGCTGCGGGACCCCGATTCTGGGGAGCCCGACGTCCCGTCACCTCTGCTGGATAGCGGGAACACCAGGAGTCCACAGGAGGAGCAGCCACGTCCCCCCACAGCATCTTCTTCCTCTGGCGGTCCGGCCCGGGCTCCCCCCTATCAAGAGCCGCCATGGGGTGGCCCAACCACGGCCCCGTACAGCCTAGAGACCCTGAAGGGCGGCACCATCCTTGGCACCCGTAGCTTGAAAGGGACGAGTTACTGCCTTTTCGGGAGGCTGTCTAGCTGCGACGTGTGCCTGGAGCACCCTTCTGTGTCTCGTTACCATGCCGTGCTGCAGCACAGGGCGTCCAGCCCAGACAAAGAATGCGAGGGCCATGGGCCGGGCTTCTACCTCTATGATCTGGGAAGCACCCATGGCACTTTTCTTAACAAAACTCGCATCCCACCCCGCACCTATTGTCGGGTCCACGTCGGGTATGTTCTTCGTTTTGGAGGCAGCACCCGGCTCTTCATCCTGCAG GGACCAGAGGAAGACCGAGAGGCAGAATCCGAGTTAACGGTGACGCAGTTGAAGGAATTGCGAAAGCAGCAACAAATGTTGGAGAAGAAGATGCTAGGAGAAGACTCagatgaagaggaggaaatggatgCTACTGAAAGGAACAGAAATACTAGTAGCCAAGATGATGAGATGGGTTGCACCTGGGGAATGg GAGAAGATGCTGTAGAGGATGAGGCTGAAGAGAACCCCATTGTCTTAGAGTTTCAGCAAGAAAGGGAGGCCTTTTATATAAAGGATCCAAAAAAGGCTCTCCAAGGTTTTTTTGACCGAGAAG GAGAAGAATTAGAATATGAATTTGATGAACAGGGACACAGCACTTGGCTCTGCAGAGTGAG ATTACCTGTGGATGATTCAACTGGAAAACAACTGGTGGCTGAGGCCATTcactcaggaaagaaaaaagaagcaatgatCCAGTGCTCACTGGAAGCTTGTCGTATCCTTGATACTTTGGGGTTGCTGCGGCAGGAAGCAG TATCTCGGAAAAGGAAAGCCAAGAACTGGGaagatgaagacttttatgacAGTGATGATGACACATTCCTTGATCGAACTGGCCTGGTTGAGAAGAAGCGTCTGAACCGAATGAAGAAGGCTGGCAAGATTGATGAGAAGCCAGAGACCTTCGAATCATTG GTTGCAAAGTTAAATGATGCTGAAAGGGAACTCACTGAAATTTCTGAGAGGCTGAAGGCCTCAAGCAAAG CTCTATCAGAATCACCATCTCAGGATTCTTTAGATGCATTCATGTCAGAAATGAAATCAGGGAGTGCATTAGATGGTGTGTCCCGGAAGAAACTTCACCTGAGAACTTTTGAACTGAGGAAAGAACAACAGAGACTTAAAGGgttaataaaaattgtaaagcCAGCAGAGATTCCAGAACTAAAAAA GACTGAAAGTCAGACTACAGGTGcagaaaacaaagctaaaaaacTCTCATTGCCTCTCTTTGGCGCCATGAAAGGAGGAAgcaaattcaaattaaaaactgGAACAGTAGGG AAGTTACCCCCCAAGCGTCCAGAACTCCCTCCAACTCTATTGAGAATGAAGGATGAGCCTGAagtagaagaggaggaagaagaggaagaggaagaggaggaagagaaagaaaaggaggagcaTGAAAAGAAAAACGTGGAGGATGGAAGCAGTAGGCCACAGCCAGAGATAGAGCCAGAAGCAGCAGCACAGGAAACGAGGCCTCCCACGGATCTCACACATTCTGAAGAAACCCACACCCACA AAAACATGACTCAACTCAGCCAGgtggaacagaataaagattATCAAGAGATTAGCAGAACAGCTTCATCACTTGAGGAACCCTCAG cATCAAAGAATGTATATGAGAAAAGCAGagatgaattaaagaaaaagaaagcttctGGTCCAGGCAAA